The following proteins come from a genomic window of Lolium rigidum isolate FL_2022 chromosome 5, APGP_CSIRO_Lrig_0.1, whole genome shotgun sequence:
- the LOC124654730 gene encoding probable cinnamyl alcohol dehydrogenase 8D produces MAEGLPALGWAARDASGHLSPYSFSRSVPKDDDVTIKVLFCGICHTDLHIIKNDWGNALYPIVPGHEIVGVVTSVGSGVSNFKAGDTVGVGYFLDSCRTCYSCSKGYENFCPTLTLTSNGVDGGGATTQGGFSDALVVNKDYVIRVPDGLPLAGAAPLLCAGVTVYSPMVEYGLNAPGKHLGVVGLGGLGHVAVKFGKAFGMTVTVISSSDRKRDEALGRLGADAFLVSSDPDQMKAAAGTMDGIIDTVSAGHPIVPLLDLLKPMGQMVVVGAPSKPLELPAFAIIGGGKRLAGSGTGSVAHCQAMLDFAGKHGITADVEVVKMDYVNTAIERLEKNDVRYRFVIDVAGSHLQGGAA; encoded by the exons ATGGCGGAAGGCTTGCCTGCGCTCGGTTGGGCTGCGAGGGACGCCTCCGGTCACCTCTCTCCTTACAGCTTCTCAAGAAG CGTTCCCAAGGACGACGATGTGACGATCAAGGTGCTCTTCTGCGGGATCTGCCATACCGACCTCCATATCATCAAGAACGACTGGGGCAACGCCCTCTACCCCATCGTCCCAGG GCATGAGATCGTGGGCGTCGTCACCAGCGTCGGCAGCGGCGTCAGCAACTTCAAGGCCGGCGACACGGTGGGCGTGGGCTACTTCCTCGACTCCTGCCGCACCTGCTACAGCTGCAGCAAGGGGTACGAGAACTTCTGCCCCACCCTGACGCTCACCTCCAacggcgtcgacggcggcggcgccaccacccaGGGCGGATTCTCCGACGCCCTCGTCGTCAACAAGGACTACGTCATCCGCGTCCCGGACGGCCTCCCCCTCGCCGGCGCGGCACCTCTCCTCTGCGCCGGCGTCACCGTGTACAGCCCCATGGTGGAGTACGGCCTCAACGCCCCCGGGAAGCACCTCGGCGTCGTCGGCCTCGGCGGCCTCGGCCACGTCGCCGTCAAGTTCGGCAAGGCCTTCGGGATGACCGTCACCGTCATCAGCTCCTCCGACAGGAAGCGCGACGAGGCGCTCGGCCGCCTCGGCGCCGACGCCTTCCTCGTCAGCAGTGACCCCGACCAGATGAAGGCCGCGGCGGGCACCATGGACGGCATCATCGACACGGTGTCCGCGGGCCACCCGATCGTGCCGCTGCTCGACCTGCTCAAGCCCATGGGGCAGATGGTCGTGGTGGGCGCGCCCAGCAAGCCGCTCGAGCTCCCGGCCTTCGCCATCATCGGCGGCGGCAAGCGCCTCGCCGGGAGCGGCACGGGAAGCGTCGCACACTGCCAGGCCATGCTCGACTTCGCCGGGAAGCACGGCATCACCGCCGACGTCGAGGTCGTCAAGATGGACTACGTCAACACCGCCATCGAGCGGCTAGAGAAGAACGACGTCAGGTATCGCTTCGTCATCGACGTCGCCGGCAGCCACCTGCAGGGCGGCGCCGCTTAA